The Besnoitia besnoiti strain Bb-Ger1 chromosome IV, whole genome shotgun sequence genome contains a region encoding:
- a CDS encoding hypothetical protein (encoded by transcript BESB_052200) — translation MAPTEAKPAATETPAASTVGATEPACEKAPEVEKTVNFSAEEQKSGNTVQEQAAEKQEAAASRNGAAANCKRKRGALDDAFFPKRRDEMTHEQLKQRIKRQIEYYLSDESLTYDAFFQGKMREAAQQGKGEALDVRFVLSSPRIKSLNLTKAEILAAIADSKLVKVKEDADGTTWLLREASLPELQERVRSEGGAERSRREDGCRAPQGLGKDPHAAGVFLKLCGLPESVQQWQEVKDAIKEHLPGEVFVKFVSKVEEATVASGEKTRRCWIYLAPFENDRENLEKAQPIKIPLGGAHAEASVLADHEVRLCIQDLPPRIRTAREKDLQTLRRQLAALPLSLGGVPFKSVEHLRTCVAEFLKKTPVDQALKPNSAAEKAVKSLLDFHPKAYVKKGGRDKEVVGIKVGLHDKLDSQTGERTKCFFVVRKKKGAAESDEAEEEDFSVSKCISELAKDPPCDAEELKKLLQRRYESVAQQRAHAAEQAQKRRKIREEAARVTGAGAAADEAKSEEATSAEAQPAEKPEASA, via the exons ATGGCGCCGACCGAAGCGAAACCTGCGGCTACGGAGACCCCGGCCGCCAGCACTGTGGGGGCGACCGAGCCTGCCTGCGAGAAAGCGCCTGAGGTGGAGAAGACAGTGAACTTCTCTGCAGAAGAGCAGAAATCGGGAAACACCGTGCAGGAGCAAGCGGCAGAGAAgcaagaggcggcggcctctcgcaatggcgcggcagcgaactGCAAGCGCAAGAGGGGCGCCCTTGACGATGCCTTCTTCCCcaagagaagagacgaaaTGACCCATGAACAGTTGAAACAGAGAATCAAGAGACAAATCGAGTACTACCTCTCCGACGAAAGCCTCACCTACGATGCCTTCTTCCAAGGCAAAatgcgcgaagccgcgcagcaaGGCAAAGGG GAGGCGCTCGACGTGCGCTTCGTCCTGAGCAGCCCTCGCATCAAGTCGCTCAATCTGACTAAGGCGGAGATTCTGGCGGCGATTGCGGACTCGAAGCTGGTGAAGGTcaaggaggacgcggacggcACCACGTGGCtcctgcgcgaggcctcgctgcctgAGCTGCAGGAGCGCGTCCGCTCCGAGGGTGGCGCAGAGCGCAGCCGACGAGAggacggctgccgcgcgcctcaaGGCCTCGGCAAGGATCCCCACGCCGCAGG AGTTTTCCTCAAGCTCTGCGGTTTGCCGGAGAGCGTCCAGCAGTGGCAAGAAGTGAAGGACGCGATCAAGGAGCATCTGCCTGGAGAG GTCTTTGTGAAATTCGTCTCGAAGGTTGAGGAGGCGACTGTAGCAtcgggcgagaagacgcgtcgGTGCTGGATCTACTTGGCGCCGTTCGAGAACGACCGCGAGAATctcgagaaggcgcagccgaTCAAGATTCCGCTgggaggcgcgcacgcagaggcttCAGTCCTGGCAGATCACGAAGTCCGCCTTTGCATCCAAGAT ctgccgcctcgcatccggactgcgcgcgagaaggacttgcagactctgcggcggcagctcgcggcgcttccgctctcgctcgGGGGCGTGCCTTTTAAGAGCGTGGAGCACCTGCGCACGTGCGTCGCGGAGTTCCTCAAGAAGACCCCAGTCGATCAGGCGCTCAAGCCGAactccgccgccgagaagGCCGTGAAGAGTCTGCTTGACTTCCACCCCAAGGCCTACGTGAAGaagggcggccgcgacaAGGAAGTCGTCGGCATCAAGGTCGGCCTCCACGACAAACTTGACAGCCAAACCGGCGAACGCACCAAGTGCTTCTTTGTCGTCCGCAAAAagaagggcgccgccgaatcggacgaagcggaagaggag GACTTTTCTGTAAGCAAATGCATCTCGGAGCTCGCTAAGGATCCCCcgtgcgacgccgaggagttGAAGAagctcctgcagcggcgctacGAGTctgtcgcgcagcagcgcgcgcacgccgctgagcaggcgcagaagcgccgaAAGAtccgcgaggaagccgcgcgcgtgacgggcgccggcgcagcggcagacgaagccaagagcgaggaggcgacaagCGCAGAGGCCCAGCCGGCTGAGAAGCCCGAAGCTTCCGCGTAG
- a CDS encoding putative 5'-AMP-activated protein kinase subunit beta-1 family protein (encoded by transcript BESB_052210) has protein sequence MGSQTSSSRHQSLGDMDQPGFPGLGAMGSAEGSAELLLPHGLMAHGGASAGGQSVSFSAAAAAAAAVVDASATSSAYVRRNDEGKRTEDGDGKAGDGAVEKAEEAEGANDELIPCVFTWTHGGHSVYLAGSFNGWSVEKKLRLNRSGHEFSYIQNLPRGVHYYKFIVDDQWKYAPDQLTKTDEDGNINNVLDISSFTHINFKIIRENAQARRAVYRQCVPEPSEYSSDAPAIPILLGRSTYLAMDPPPRPGGGIPVHCLANHLYHDAFAPAVFGPHTSCIATTHRWQIGNARATSGQRYTTYIYVTVNPLYPFPPPPEDAEAEGETNATEAAALAAAAWPNPVANMVVCRGKKRRARRSVVSSAVARERFDAASATPAAESAHGAESRC, from the exons ATGGGGTCGCAGAcaagcagcagccgccaccAGTCTCTCGGAGACATGGACCAACCTGGTTTTCCAG GGCTAGGGGCTATGGGGTCCGCCGAGGGTAGCGCAGAGCTGCTCCTGCCCCACGGCCTGATGGcgcacggcggcgccagtGCAGGCGGCCAGTctgtttccttctccgctgcggcggccgccgctgcagccgtcgTGGACGCCTCTGCCACGAGTTCGGCTTATGTGCGGAGAAATGACGAGGGGAAGCGGaccgaagacggcgacgggaaggcgggcgacggcgcggtcgagaaggccgaggaggccgagggcgCCAACGACGAATTGATTCCCTGCGTCTTCAC GTGGACTCACGGGGGGCACAGCGTCTACTTGGCGGGGTCATTCAACGGCTGGAGCGtggagaagaagctgcggctAAACCGCAGCGGGCACGAATTCTCGTATATACAGAatctgcctcgcggcgtccACTACTACAAATTCATCG TGGACGATCAGTGGAAGTACGCCCCCGATCAGCTAACGAagacagacgaagacgggAATATCAACAACGTGCTGGACATCTCCTCCTTCACGCACATCAATTTCAAGATCATTCGCGAAAATGCCCAG gcgcggcgcgcggtgtACCGGCAGTGCGTGCCTGAGCCCTCGGAGTACTCATCCGACGCGCCTGCGATTCCCATTCTCTTGGGGCGGAG CACGTATCTAGCGATGGATCCACCTCCTCGCCCCGGCGGAGGAATTCCTGTTCACTGTCTGGCCAATCACCTTTACCacgacgccttcgcgcccgccgtcttCGG CCCACACACCTCGTGCATCGCGACGACGCACCGGTGGCAAATCGGCAACGCGCGTGCGACATCTGGACAGAG GTACACCACATACATTTACGTGACAGTGAACCCTCTTTATCCGTTTCCCCCGCCAcccgaagacgcggaggcggagggcgaaacgaacgcgacggaggcagcggcgctcgcggctgccgcgtggCCTAATCCTGTGGCGAATATGGTGGTTTGCcgcggaaagaaaagaagagcgCGAAGGAGCGTAGTCTCTTCAGCAGTTGCGCGGGAGCGCttcgacgcggcgagcgcgacccCAGCAGCTGAGAGCGCGCacggcgccgagagccgATGCTGA
- a CDS encoding hypothetical protein (encoded by transcript BESB_052220): MKSFAWATKALLVGALIHFVQLAALADASDPAGPNGGAPPRRALDIEEVRLRLLESLKDNNLRQLPGAEEALLLHLDDLAGIGGEEAAQANASSPRDAAWRAMAVGFLETVAAGFHLDSHKLPMVCGEVVLALDEIVSYLQTRHQAFRIVRWSEKALQGLRALGRALGNIPAVAAASEMLARKGHVGQDAPDRLTLQRLLRVIEKDISAPLEQFGTIVEREAQTAAPPTARLYQSVSEKLKGVKRAIDACIAFTLLDIYRAGGNSLALDFTRSEANTGA; this comes from the coding sequence ATGAAGTCTTTTGCATGGGCGACGAAGGCTCTCCTTGTGGGGGCCCTTATACACTTTGTGCAACTCGCCGCTCTAGCGGACGCGAGCGACCCGGCAGGACCGAATGGTGGAGCCCCTCCGCGCAGAGCTCTTGACATTGAAGAAGTGAGGCTCCGGCTGCTCGAGTCGCTGAAAGACAATAATTTGCGGCAGTTGCCcggcgctgaagaagcacTCTTGCTTCACCTTGACGACCTTGCTGGGATtgggggcgaggaggccgcgcaggcgaatGCCTCCTCCCCGAGAGATGCCGCCTGGCGGGCGATGGCTGTAGGCTTCCTGGAAACCGTTGCCGCCGGGTTTCACCTGGACAGCCACAAACTCCCCATGGTGTGCGGTGAAGTCGTCTTGGCGCTCGATGAGATCGTCTCCTACCTCCAGACGCGTCACCAAGCCTTCCGCATTGTTCGATGGTCTGAGAAAGCCTTGCAGGGCTTGAGGGCGCTTGGCAGAGCCCTCGGGAACATCCCCGCAGTCGCGGCTGCATCTGAAATGCTTGCGCGCAAGGGACACGTCGGTCAGGATGCCCCCGATCGGCTGaccctccagcgcctcttgCGCGTCATTGAGAAAGACATCTCCGCCCCTCTGGAGCAGTTCGGCACCATcgtcgagcgcgaggcgcaaaCGGCTgctccgccgacggcgagactCTACCAGAGCGTCTCCGAGAAACTAAAGGGCGTCAAACGTGCCATCGACGCGTGCATCGCTTTCACGCTCCTCGACATCtaccgcgccggcggcaacTCCCTCGCGTTGGACTTCACCCGCTCAGAGGCAAACACCGGCGCATAA
- a CDS encoding hypothetical protein (encoded by transcript BESB_052180) codes for MRSHIRAVTGRNLAEAEPHAHNDLLAPASGLPPPGNQEDKSPGFKVVDWVPLHHTMHELGSLYELPKTMESAALYGPIREKLERMRGRLVEGLQAPRTTVEAAAAALQKLCSEQPAAPGCSNEVISVQRDQLANSKRNASLGTAVSVEAAPDATRDWQFEGVVTPLPAHIQEQIQKNLQIEQAILEHKLLMQQLALNKQIEELNRELGVDEWIDLWMRLGPQVSDQPVPEETKDDTESSELLAKLASRYPQLFEEEPVYSSVPQQAALSAASAIHAQMTDGEGPDNSGGADRMERDKAFQNRASVTSGTYWTPPLTEAAPRSSSPGQNHSASLRPFELNGRVAVASLEKGVVAPAQKTVSPREVQADSRVVQSITARSYAAPAGNPVQQSASYRPLAPGRSTETGSAKVRDSPHERKSNLSSGMQPCCIKQAFLQNISEGLTSVAQVLLSTLRRPWFCDGPLQALVYEGQETRPVPAMPSLRGVSLGTRPVTGERQTDSLSDEKTAEPPPINPVLAGFFDSPTIGWHPTGSPVDGEGGLRQEVPRIGPLSHLIEALREIIIAH; via the exons ATGCGTTCTCATATCCGAGCCGTAACAG GTCGCAACCTCGCTGAGGCGGAGCCGCATGCACATAACGACCTCTTGGCGCCTGCAAGCGGATTGCCTCCTCCAGGAAACCAAGAGGACAAGAGCCCTGGTTTCAAAGTAGTAGACTGGGTTCCCTTGCATCATACAATGCACGAGCTCGGTTCGCTGTATGAACTACCAAAGACCATGGAAAGCGCAGCCTTATACGGGCCGATACGAGAAAAGTTGGAAAGGATGCGCGGGCGGTTGGTTGAGGGACTTCAGGCCCCTCGCACCACTGtagaggcagccgcagcagccctgCAGAAGCTGTGCAGCGAGCAGCCCGCAGCTCCTGGGTGCAGTAACGAGGTCATAAGCGTACAGCGTGATCAGCTCGCTAATTCAAAGCGGAACGCGTCTTTAGGAACAGCTGTGTCAGTTGAGGCAGCGCCTGACGCTACACGTGATTGGCAGTTTGAAGGAGTCGTCACTCCGTTGCCAGCACATATTCAAGAGCAAATTCAGAAGAATCTTCAGATTGAGCAGGCTATTCTGGAGCACAAATTGCTCATGCAGCAGCTGGCCCTAAACAAGCAGATTGAAGAATTAAACAGAGAGCTGGGCGTTGACGAATGGATAGATCTTTGGATGCGACTGGGGCCTCAAGTATCTGACCAGCCAGTTCCAGAAGAGACCAAGGACGACACTGAATCATCAGAGTTGCTTGCAAAGTTAGCTTCCAGGTATCCGCAACTTTTCGAGGAAGAGCCCGTCTACTCTTCCGTTCCACAGCAAGCAGCCCTAAGTGCCGCATCGGCGATACACGCTCAAATGACAGACGGGGAGGGACCCGACAACAGTGGCGGCGCTGACCGGAtggagagagacaaagcCTTCCAGAACAGAGCCTCTGTCACGTCTGGAACATACTGGACGCCGCCACTCACggaggctgcgcctcgaAGCTCTAGTCCTGGCCAGAATCATTCAGCATCCCTTCGGCCATTCGAATTAAATGGCCGGGTGGCAGTCGCTTCGCTGGAGAAGGGAGTCGTGGCGCCCGCCCAGAAAACCGTATCTCCCCGTGAGGTGCAGGCAGACAGCAGGGTGGTGCAGTCCATTACAGCTAGGTCATATGCGGCTCCCGCAGGCAATCCCGTGCAGCAGTCTGCCTCATATCGTCCCCTAGCGCCCGGCAGATCAACTGAGACGGGATCAGCCAAGGTGCGTGATTCACCACACGAGAGGAAATCAAATCTATCATCCGGCATGCAGCCGTGTTGCATTAAACAAGCCTTTCTACAAAACATTTCGGAGGGACTGACCTCAGTTGCGCAAGTGTTGCTTTCGACATTACGAAGGCCGTGGTTTTGTGATGGTCCTCTTCAGGCTCTGGTGTACGAAGGCCAGGAAACGCGACCTGTTCCTGCGATGCCAAGTCTCCGAGGGGTTTCTCTAGGTACGAGACCGGTCACTGGTGAAAGACAAACCGACTCTCTGTCCGACGAGAAAACTGCGGAGCCGCCCCCTATCAATCCTGTACTGGCAGGATTCTTTGACAGTCCCACCATTGGGTGGCATCCTACAGGGTCGCCTGTGGATGGGGAGGGTGGTCTGAGACAAGAAGTTCCAAGAATTGGACCGCTCTCTCATTTGATCGAAGCACTGCGAGAGATTATCATTGCCCACTGA
- a CDS encoding hypothetical protein (encoded by transcript BESB_052190) encodes MFEKRNMAIDLSHIQIEDFRKFKNLLYTGCLDEEPSDDELLDLFELVDHYQVQHLCEVLAEHIHRRLSPQNFDKFCHFSITHCSELLRLPCCIYAASNDNVKAQFNGGKLSEPVTEELARFFDVDVNPSKKRRFSL; translated from the exons ATGTTCGAAAAAAGGAATATGGCGATTGACCTCTCTCACATCCAGATCGAGGACTTCAGAAAATTCAAGAACCTGCTCTACACCG GCTGTCTAGACGAGGAACCATCCGACGACGAACTGCTGGACTTGTTCGAGTTGGTGGACCATTACCAAGTGCAGCACCTGTGCGAAGTGCTTGCCGAGCATATTCACCGCCGGCTCTCTCCGCAAAACTTTGACAAGTTCTGTCATTTCTCCATCAC GCACTGCAGCGAGCTGCTTAGGCTTCCCTGCTGCATATACGCCGCATCTAACGATAATGTCAAG GCGCAGTTCAACGGAGGGAAGCTCTCCGAGCCCGTCACAGAGGAGCTGGCGCGGTTTTTCGATGTTGACGTGAATCCGTCGAAAAAAAGGCGCTTTTCCTTGTAG
- a CDS encoding hypothetical protein (encoded by transcript BESB_052170), producing the protein MKRRGFVDGMTEPGSAGTVGADAAVQPHVEDRGCATGLDAMSQRPDSGATRGSLRTVLAGGHSQDFELSCDGSLLTKKTHRREQEFYIWLHGLAHTPPAQCASFHGDQKKQISPKAASNALTTRTGSAGRDTESNFQVPRAPGSPGSLRLSYHLCSQCSSPADHPGRSVDAAGREPCESAPPCLWQKTRCDQQTFKTNCVDTVLQARALRPWIPDVIFVGEASLESAVRGDGPVQSTGTETTNARDSIAKSGILVMANILHGMQRPVVLDLKMGTRTYGDDASPEKRARAVRYAGERGSASLAMAFSGLCAVRGDGAVVCFQGGSRAPKGYRHPRTEEDFVDVFRTFLSFAASASLRNAVAASLLSQLRELEVVLKNITIVNFYGSSILVAYDAGACEGDAHVKSDVENPPLPYVMREL; encoded by the exons ATGAAGCGGAGAGGTTTTGTAGATGGAATGACTGAGCCAGGCTCTGCGGGAACCGTAGGAGCTGACGCGGCTGTCCAGCCTCACGTCGAAGACCGCGGGTGCGCCACCGGTCTTGATGCTATGTCCCAGCGTCCTGACTCGGGAGCCACGCGAGGCTCTCTCCGCACAGTGTTGGCCGGAGGTCACTCTCAGGACTTTGAGTTGTCTTGTGACGGTTCTCTTCTGACTAAGAAGACCCACAGACGCGAGCAAGAGTTCTACATTTGGCTGCATGGCCTCGCTCACACGCCTCCCGCGCAGTGTGCCAGCTTTCATGGCGACCAGAAGAAGCAAATAAGTCCTAAGGCTGCTTCAAATGCTTTGACGACGCGAACGGGCTCCGCCGGCAGAGATACTGAGTCCAATTTCCAGGTGCCACGTGCACCCGGGTCTCCAGGCAGTTTAAGGTTGAGCTACCACTTGTGCTCGCAATGTTCTAGTCCTGCGGATCATCCAGGTCGGTCCGTGGATGCAGCCGGTCGAGAACCCTGTGAAAGTGCACCCCCGTGTCTATGgcagaagacgaggtgtgACCAACAAACATTCAAAACAAATTGCGTAGATACAGTACTCCAGGCACGGGCCCTGCGGCCTTGGATCCCGGACGTGATTTTTGTCGGAGAAGCGTCTCTGGAGAGTGCTGTCAGAGGAGACGGACCAGTTCAGTCCACGGGTACTGAAACGACAAATGCTCGCGACAGTATTGCTAAATCAGGGATTCTCGTCATGGCGAACATTCTCCATGGCATGCAACGACCTGTCGTTCTAGACCTCAAAATGG GCACGCGGACGTATGGAGATGATGCTTCGCCTGAGAAGCGTGCGCGAGCGGTGCGTTACGCGGGGGAAAGGGGCAGTGCGTCATTAGCCATGGCTTTCAGCGGTCTTTGTGCAGTGCGTGGAGACGGCGCCGTCGTGTGTTTCCAAGGCGGGTCTCGAGCCCCCAAGGGTTATCGACATCCGCGAACAGAGGAGGACTTCGTCGACGTGTTCAGGACATTTCTGAGTTTCGCAGCCTCAGCGAGCCTTAGGAACGCTGTGGCCGCTTCACTGCTGAGCCAGCTCCGCGAGCTGGAGGTGGTGCTTAAAAATATTACGATCGTAAATTTCTACGGGAGCAGTATTTTAGTGGCGTATGACGCTGGGGCttgcgaaggcgacgcgcatgTAAAAAGCGACGTAGAGAACCCCCCG CTGCCGTACGTCATGCGGGAACTTTAG